Proteins from a single region of Nitrospirota bacterium:
- the csrA gene encoding carbon storage regulator CsrA: MLVLTRRRGEAITIGPNIRVVVLDIKGGQIRLGIEAPSTVEIHRDEVCVRIQEENQSAACTGVVPLAAFRRLLPAGRRSIA; this comes from the coding sequence ATGTTGGTCCTGACGCGCCGGCGTGGAGAAGCGATCACAATTGGCCCCAATATTCGGGTGGTGGTGCTCGACATTAAGGGAGGCCAGATTCGCTTAGGGATCGAGGCGCCATCCACGGTCGAGATCCATCGGGATGAAGTCTGTGTGAGAATTCAAGAAGAAAATCAATCGGCAGCCTGTACCGGGGTGGTCCCTCTGGCTGCGTTCCGGCGTCTCCTGCCCGCAGGGCGCCGCTCAATTGCGTGA
- a CDS encoding flagellar assembly protein FliW: MKFSSTRFGALEVSDSSILTFPSGILGFPDWTRYVILDHGTDAPFKWLHCVEESSLAFVVLDPALFHANYRVEIPDEVLAEVKGTAADGLTLAVILTIPSEDPGRITANLRGPLLMNPSTRLCKQMVLSDDYATRYPIFAMPAACQPSLTESRSEAIPV; the protein is encoded by the coding sequence ATGAAGTTTTCGTCGACTCGCTTCGGGGCCTTAGAGGTGTCCGATAGCTCGATCCTGACCTTCCCCTCCGGCATCTTGGGGTTCCCGGATTGGACGAGGTACGTCATTCTCGACCATGGGACCGATGCTCCGTTCAAGTGGCTCCATTGTGTTGAGGAGTCCAGTCTGGCCTTCGTCGTCCTTGACCCCGCATTGTTCCATGCCAATTATCGGGTCGAGATCCCGGATGAAGTGTTGGCGGAAGTGAAGGGAACGGCCGCAGACGGATTGACCCTGGCCGTCATCCTCACCATTCCGTCCGAAGATCCAGGACGGATCACGGCCAACCTGCGCGGGCCGCTCCTCATGAATCCCTCCACCAGGCTCTGTAAGCAGATGGTCCTCTCCGACGACTATGCGACCCGCTATCCGATTTTTGCCATGCCCGCGGCCTGCCAGCCTTCACTGACTGAGTCGCGTTCCGAAGCTATCCCTGTCTAG
- a CDS encoding response regulator, with the protein MMKQSTTRKAKGAPQSSPSTSHSPIDQGLLDTLPIGVVQLDRHLQILSVNAEAARLLGYSADFCTAKPIQDIWQQQPGSVGHTIAARIRESLPTRRPIHTSRTTLAGPAQKSHPVEWSYVFLDGEGHLDGVLTIRDLTHEIELQDDCDRLACVAEESPSPIIELNADCNLIYANPAMTQLLQQFGFDAVGFPIVCPRELPRLVQRCLESGQEIRGEEVCLPQANFSWIFCPVPSQHLVRGYAVDMTDVKAAEEALRQSSQHLRDSNRQLDQALKDSQEAAEVKASFLATVSHELRTPMNGVIGMTGLLMDTEPSEEQQSYIETIRQCGEALLSLINDILEFGKIEAGKLELECIDFNLRTTVEDVLGQFAERAQTKGLEITGLVHAAVPTGLRGDPGRLRQILTNFVGNAIKFTDQGDVTVQAFLDQELDDKVIVRFEVTDSGIGIPPEVQARLFQPFTQADSSTSRKYGGTGLGLAISKQLIEQMGGQVGITSQSGQGSTFWCTAQFLKQTTSVLAIVPSAELAGRRVLIVDDNESNRMILHHLVTGWGMVDDLAQDAAAAMTLIEQQTAQGISYDVAIVDMVMPGKDGLQLAKELKAHPVGALVRLVILTSLVQRGHAELARQAGFVAYLTKPARHDQLANCLRTVLGLPCLVNTGQPTTMPATAPAPPLITRHTLAETKSLPRVLVAEDNLINQKLTVRMLEKLGYQSDVVENGRDVLAALERGGYAAILMDCQMPILDGFGATKLIRQREADAQASTTVDSPTACHIPIMALTANAMSGDRERCLAAGMDDYLTKPIRKEELKGALERWIHTSQPARAMDSGNTPSPESPVAADAVPMIFDTATMLRNIGGDRELLDQLIVLFLQRYQSMLENIRIALASQNQQDIEQSAHLLKGTAGNLCAPEVVLAAGRLEALGRLGTLLDAPIIYTQIEVAVVRLVKVMNARTASPPDTKNSTTGETP; encoded by the coding sequence ATGATGAAGCAGTCAACGACGAGGAAGGCAAAGGGGGCGCCTCAGTCCTCACCTTCCACGTCTCACAGCCCGATCGATCAGGGCCTCTTGGATACCCTCCCCATCGGGGTCGTCCAGCTCGATCGTCACCTCCAGATCCTCTCGGTCAACGCTGAGGCCGCTCGCCTCCTGGGCTATTCAGCCGATTTTTGCACCGCGAAACCGATACAGGACATCTGGCAACAGCAACCAGGATCCGTCGGGCATACCATTGCGGCACGTATTCGCGAGTCTCTTCCTACTCGCCGCCCCATCCATACATCCCGGACGACACTCGCAGGCCCGGCACAGAAATCACATCCGGTCGAATGGAGTTATGTCTTCCTGGATGGAGAAGGACATCTCGACGGGGTCTTGACGATACGCGACCTCACTCACGAAATAGAGCTGCAGGACGATTGCGACCGCCTCGCATGCGTGGCGGAAGAAAGCCCCTCGCCTATCATCGAATTGAACGCCGACTGTAATCTTATCTATGCGAATCCTGCGATGACGCAGTTGCTGCAACAATTCGGCTTTGATGCCGTTGGGTTTCCAATCGTCTGTCCACGTGAGCTTCCGAGGCTGGTTCAGCGCTGCCTCGAATCGGGACAGGAGATACGCGGAGAAGAGGTCTGTTTACCGCAGGCAAATTTCTCATGGATTTTCTGCCCGGTCCCCTCGCAGCACTTGGTCAGAGGATATGCCGTCGATATGACCGACGTCAAAGCGGCTGAAGAGGCGCTGCGTCAGTCATCCCAGCACCTTCGTGACAGCAATCGCCAATTAGATCAAGCCCTCAAGGACTCACAGGAGGCGGCCGAGGTGAAGGCCTCGTTCCTGGCGACCGTCAGCCATGAATTACGGACGCCGATGAACGGCGTGATCGGCATGACAGGGTTGCTGATGGATACGGAGCCTTCGGAAGAGCAACAGTCCTACATCGAAACTATTCGGCAATGCGGCGAAGCCCTCCTGAGCCTGATTAACGACATTCTGGAATTCGGCAAAATCGAAGCCGGCAAACTGGAACTGGAATGTATCGACTTCAACCTCCGCACCACCGTGGAAGATGTCCTGGGGCAGTTCGCAGAACGGGCGCAGACGAAGGGCCTGGAAATCACCGGCCTGGTCCATGCGGCCGTCCCGACCGGGCTGCGTGGCGACCCCGGGCGACTGCGTCAGATCCTCACGAACTTCGTCGGGAATGCGATCAAATTTACAGACCAGGGCGACGTAACGGTTCAAGCCTTCCTCGATCAAGAGCTGGACGACAAGGTGATCGTGCGATTCGAAGTCACCGATAGTGGAATCGGCATCCCCCCGGAAGTTCAGGCGCGACTCTTTCAACCCTTTACCCAGGCCGATAGCTCGACGTCCAGAAAATACGGGGGAACCGGGTTGGGTCTCGCGATTTCGAAACAACTCATCGAGCAAATGGGTGGCCAGGTCGGAATCACCAGTCAATCGGGACAGGGCAGTACGTTCTGGTGCACGGCGCAGTTCCTGAAACAAACGACGTCTGTCTTAGCCATCGTGCCGTCTGCAGAGTTGGCCGGACGGCGCGTCCTGATCGTCGACGACAATGAATCGAACCGGATGATTCTGCATCACCTCGTGACAGGATGGGGCATGGTCGACGACCTCGCCCAGGATGCCGCCGCTGCCATGACCTTGATTGAGCAGCAGACGGCACAAGGCATCTCGTACGATGTCGCCATCGTCGACATGGTGATGCCGGGCAAGGATGGACTCCAACTCGCCAAAGAATTAAAGGCCCATCCGGTTGGGGCACTCGTCCGTCTCGTGATCCTTACGTCACTCGTTCAGCGAGGACATGCGGAATTGGCGCGCCAGGCCGGGTTCGTGGCCTATCTCACGAAGCCAGCCCGCCACGATCAACTCGCGAACTGTTTGAGAACCGTCCTGGGATTACCCTGTCTTGTCAACACAGGGCAGCCGACGACGATGCCGGCGACGGCACCCGCCCCGCCACTGATCACGCGGCATACGCTTGCAGAAACCAAGTCGCTGCCCCGAGTCCTGGTGGCCGAAGATAATCTTATCAATCAAAAATTGACCGTCCGCATGTTAGAAAAACTCGGCTACCAATCGGACGTCGTCGAGAATGGTCGCGACGTATTGGCTGCCTTAGAGCGCGGCGGCTATGCCGCGATCCTGATGGACTGTCAGATGCCGATCCTCGATGGATTCGGCGCGACCAAACTCATTCGCCAACGCGAAGCCGACGCGCAGGCATCGACGACGGTCGACTCCCCTACGGCATGCCATATTCCGATCATGGCGTTGACAGCCAACGCCATGAGCGGAGATCGCGAGCGCTGCCTCGCAGCCGGCATGGACGATTACTTGACGAAGCCCATTCGGAAAGAGGAACTCAAGGGTGCGCTCGAGCGGTGGATTCATACCTCCCAGCCTGCACGAGCCATGGACAGCGGCAACACGCCTTCCCCCGAATCACCAGTTGCCGCTGACGCAGTTCCGATGATTTTCGACACCGCCACGATGTTACGCAATATCGGCGGCGATCGTGAATTATTGGACCAGCTGATCGTCTTATTTCTACAGCGCTATCAATCCATGCTGGAAAACATCCGCATCGCCTTAGCGAGCCAGAACCAGCAGGACATCGAACAGTCTGCACATCTCTTGAAAGGCACGGCCGGAAACCTCTGTGCACCGGAGGTTGTCCTGGCTGCCGGTCGGCTGGAAGCGCTCGGGCGACTCGGCACCTTACTCGATGCCCCCATCATCTATACCCAGATTGAGGTTGCAGTGGTTCGCCTGGTCAAAGTGATGAACGCACGAACCGCGTCGCCACCGGACACGAAGAATTCGACGACAGGAGAGACCCCGTGA
- a CDS encoding DUF3391 domain-containing protein, whose translation MKTITIDQLKPGMFIVEMDQPWYRTPFLIHKRLIRHIEDIQLLRQCGVRKLKIDPSQGLDLEPLPPGERPPSPDIQEQTDGKETSATGTTSIEVLRLNNAAHPTDRLQPSDSTGHTPPSTTEQPIAGHVAGTTERSSPPTKTQDSPGNQGTSLSSNAEQSTASTQPSPAGLSAPSSEDTAPLAPGTEGQPAQARSPDPQKQLHPGQATIQAAEAQKTYTESITSMERMFEELEAGIVPRPATLRLVVSNVLSRVLDDSSGMLSLLFLQKMKRFDRTLASHALDVCTLALIVAQTYGIPEGEMEALGAGALLHDIGYVRLPRNLYRKNHDLTEQERTVMQQHPALGQAILREAKEDRDAVVRIVAEHHERSDGSGFPHKLQGDSLSVLAQLVGLVDAYDGMVSRRGGRPAMLPHDAIRQLFRLGDTGQYAKELIQAMIGSLGVYPIGSLVQLNTTEQAVVVGMNPTQRLKPIIKVIMGAQGESYFTPILVDLGAQAVGASARSITKVMDPLQERVNVALFLETVEPEAA comes from the coding sequence GTGAAAACGATTACGATCGACCAACTCAAACCCGGCATGTTTATCGTCGAGATGGACCAGCCCTGGTACCGGACCCCTTTTCTTATTCATAAACGCCTCATCCGCCATATTGAGGACATCCAGCTGCTCAGACAATGCGGAGTCCGAAAGCTGAAGATCGACCCAAGCCAGGGTCTCGATCTGGAGCCTCTGCCTCCCGGAGAAAGACCTCCGTCACCCGACATACAGGAGCAGACAGACGGCAAAGAGACGTCCGCAACGGGCACAACCTCAATAGAGGTGCTTCGACTCAACAATGCAGCCCACCCTACGGACCGGCTACAGCCGTCTGATTCGACAGGCCATACTCCACCCTCTACAACCGAGCAACCGATCGCTGGTCACGTGGCTGGGACCACAGAACGCTCCTCACCGCCGACGAAAACACAGGACTCACCTGGCAATCAGGGAACCTCACTGTCCTCGAATGCGGAGCAGTCAACCGCCTCTACCCAGCCGAGCCCTGCGGGACTGTCTGCCCCATCATCAGAGGACACGGCACCGCTCGCCCCTGGCACAGAAGGACAACCTGCTCAGGCACGCTCCCCTGACCCACAGAAACAACTGCATCCAGGGCAAGCCACCATACAAGCTGCGGAGGCACAGAAGACCTACACCGAATCCATCACCTCGATGGAGCGAATGTTTGAAGAGTTGGAAGCAGGTATCGTCCCTCGCCCAGCCACCTTGCGACTGGTCGTCTCGAATGTGCTCTCACGGGTCCTGGATGACAGCTCCGGGATGCTCAGTCTTCTCTTTCTCCAGAAAATGAAACGGTTTGATCGCACGTTGGCGTCACATGCCCTTGATGTCTGCACCCTCGCCCTCATCGTCGCGCAAACCTATGGGATACCGGAGGGTGAGATGGAGGCGCTCGGCGCCGGCGCGTTGCTCCACGATATCGGCTATGTCCGATTGCCCAGGAATCTGTACCGAAAAAATCATGACCTCACGGAGCAGGAACGGACGGTGATGCAACAACATCCTGCGCTGGGACAGGCGATCTTACGAGAGGCGAAAGAAGACCGTGACGCAGTCGTTCGAATCGTCGCCGAACATCATGAGCGAAGCGATGGCAGCGGCTTCCCGCACAAACTCCAGGGAGACTCCCTCTCGGTCTTGGCACAGCTGGTCGGCCTGGTCGATGCCTATGACGGCATGGTGAGCCGCCGTGGAGGACGCCCGGCGATGTTGCCGCATGATGCAATCCGACAGCTGTTTCGACTTGGGGATACCGGACAATATGCCAAAGAATTGATCCAGGCCATGATCGGCAGTCTGGGCGTCTACCCGATCGGCAGTCTGGTCCAGTTGAACACAACAGAACAGGCGGTGGTCGTGGGAATGAATCCCACACAGCGGCTCAAGCCGATCATCAAAGTGATCATGGGCGCGCAGGGCGAATCCTATTTCACTCCGATTCTCGTCGACCTTGGCGCCCAGGCAGTCGGCGCTTCAGCGAGGTCCATCACAAAGGTCATGGATCCTCTTCAGGAACGAGTGAATGTGGCCCTGTTTCTTGAGACTGTTGAACCGGAGGCGGCATGA
- a CDS encoding flagellar brake protein has protein sequence MTEQEYSPSRSSILMVGLPLQLVIGSDQGKVNCGSTLLGWKERAWLICEWPFHFGQAVPCEPGTKCLVRYLVDGKLIGYESEVRTTQTSPVPLLYLAFPQTVEEIHLRKSVRVPSNEPLLLVRVDGGGMVYADSSGNPTMGGLVQDLSVSGCRVVFQQSHPNLQQGSSVQLEFELIGIGHVSDLSGVIKNVTEQGNTKSVGIEFRFNGKECIEYRGWGGSVQKAIEYAVLQKDHMLGVPPGPVTFEST, from the coding sequence ATGACGGAACAGGAATATAGCCCCTCACGTTCGTCGATTCTCATGGTCGGATTACCCCTCCAGCTGGTGATCGGGTCCGATCAGGGGAAAGTCAATTGCGGATCCACATTGCTGGGCTGGAAAGAGCGGGCCTGGCTGATTTGCGAATGGCCGTTTCATTTTGGCCAAGCCGTTCCCTGCGAACCGGGCACCAAGTGTCTCGTGCGGTATCTGGTAGACGGCAAGCTCATCGGCTATGAAAGCGAGGTTCGCACCACCCAGACCTCTCCCGTTCCACTCCTGTATCTTGCATTTCCTCAAACCGTGGAGGAGATCCACCTTCGTAAGTCTGTGCGCGTGCCCAGCAACGAACCGCTCCTCCTGGTCCGTGTCGATGGCGGGGGAATGGTCTATGCCGATTCCAGCGGGAACCCGACGATGGGCGGCCTCGTACAGGACCTCAGTGTGTCCGGCTGTCGAGTGGTCTTTCAACAGTCGCATCCGAACTTGCAACAGGGGTCCAGCGTTCAGCTGGAATTCGAGCTGATCGGCATCGGACATGTGAGTGACCTCAGCGGCGTGATTAAGAATGTGACTGAGCAGGGGAATACCAAGTCCGTCGGTATCGAGTTTCGTTTCAATGGGAAGGAATGTATCGAGTATCGCGGATGGGGAGGCAGCGTGCAAAAAGCCATCGAGTATGCGGTACTGCAAAAGGATCATATGCTTGGCGTGCCACCTGGTCCGGTAACGTTTGAATCGACCTAG
- a CDS encoding DUF3391 domain-containing protein: MRKRIPIDQLKIGMKVEKLDRSWLATPFLRNRFTITSSEQIAKLYASGVQQLDVETDDAVPESSSIISAMDAEAEIMQPTAPPPDPEPSPVPFAEELPAAKQAYSAAKGIIQQSMDDVRMGRALNMEAVSEVVGSMADSILRSHDALTSLSRLKQFDEYTFFHSVNTSILALSVGKHVGYGREALMQLGTGMLLHDIGKTLIPLEILNKPGRYEAGEFEIMKHHVLRGAEILSNTTGLSDVFLKPTLEHHERVDGTGYPHRRAKTDLSEFGLIAAIVDIYDAVTSDRCYHKGKTPHDTLQLLYQLGTKGHVDGALVQQFVQVVGVYPVGSCVSLSTGETAIVKQVNHHDSLQPVVLLVTDEAGHRRSPALDLDLSAQTCQPKRTIALILDPTTVGIDPCHYLDKDPT, translated from the coding sequence ATGCGAAAACGGATACCTATTGATCAGCTGAAAATCGGCATGAAGGTCGAGAAACTCGACCGTTCCTGGTTGGCGACCCCGTTCTTGCGCAACCGGTTTACGATCACGTCTTCGGAACAAATTGCCAAACTCTATGCCAGTGGCGTCCAGCAACTCGATGTCGAGACGGACGATGCCGTCCCAGAGTCCAGCTCGATTATCTCAGCGATGGACGCGGAGGCTGAAATCATGCAGCCGACCGCTCCCCCCCCGGATCCAGAACCATCGCCCGTTCCCTTCGCCGAGGAGTTACCTGCCGCCAAACAGGCGTACAGCGCAGCGAAAGGAATCATTCAGCAGTCGATGGATGATGTCCGGATGGGTCGCGCGCTGAATATGGAGGCGGTGAGTGAGGTGGTCGGAAGTATGGCCGACAGTATCCTGCGCAGCCATGACGCACTCACCAGTTTGAGCCGCCTTAAACAGTTCGATGAGTACACCTTCTTCCATTCCGTCAACACCTCCATCCTGGCCCTCTCGGTCGGAAAACATGTCGGGTATGGCCGTGAGGCATTGATGCAGTTGGGGACCGGCATGCTCTTGCACGACATCGGGAAAACGCTGATCCCGCTCGAGATTTTGAACAAGCCTGGGCGCTATGAGGCCGGCGAGTTCGAGATCATGAAGCATCATGTGCTGCGCGGGGCAGAGATCCTGTCGAATACCACCGGCCTCAGCGATGTCTTCCTGAAACCCACCCTGGAGCATCATGAGCGGGTGGATGGGACCGGGTATCCTCATCGGCGGGCCAAAACCGACCTCAGCGAATTCGGCCTCATTGCCGCCATTGTGGACATCTACGATGCCGTGACGAGCGATCGCTGCTATCATAAAGGGAAAACGCCGCACGATACGCTGCAGCTGCTCTATCAATTGGGGACGAAGGGCCATGTGGATGGCGCGCTGGTTCAGCAGTTCGTCCAGGTCGTGGGGGTCTATCCCGTTGGGTCCTGCGTCTCCCTCAGCACGGGCGAAACGGCGATCGTGAAGCAAGTCAATCACCACGATTCACTTCAACCGGTCGTCCTGTTGGTCACGGATGAAGCCGGACACCGGCGATCACCTGCTCTCGACCTTGATCTCTCCGCGCAGACTTGCCAGCCGAAGCGGACGATCGCGTTAATCCTCGATCCAACCACGGTGGGGATCGATCCCTGCCATTATCTTGACAAGGACCCCACATGA
- a CDS encoding Gfo/Idh/MocA family oxidoreductase, producing MSPFEPTQPQYRAGIIGLGQIGNLFDEDLKRKEIWSHTGAYLALPDVVLAAGADSDAGRRNSFLKRSAGAKAYHDYRDMLKAERLDVVSVCTPTALHHEMVLAAVHAGVRAVFCEKPLAATPEQAAEMVEICQSAGVSLAVNHTRRWEPIYVRAKQLVEEGAIGRIEAIVGYYPGKVFTMGTHLFDLMRFFGGDVQWVCGQSWNATMASDEEGSLSGQLQFCSGATGSIISGWDRTNHVFELDLVGSAGRLRLSGDGAAIDLWRFKESPRYSGYRELAKDDEIGRTSEGSHPLVSRLVTAMRDVIDCIGNGQRPACSGPDGLAAVDIACALRESVAQGNSRVELPLVNSVSICRT from the coding sequence TTGTCACCCTTTGAACCCACACAGCCGCAGTATCGCGCAGGGATCATTGGCTTAGGCCAGATCGGCAATCTGTTCGATGAGGATCTCAAGCGCAAGGAGATCTGGAGTCATACGGGTGCGTACCTGGCGCTGCCGGATGTGGTGCTGGCGGCAGGCGCCGATTCAGATGCCGGGCGGAGGAACAGCTTCCTCAAACGGAGTGCAGGCGCCAAGGCCTACCATGACTATCGGGACATGTTGAAAGCGGAGCGCTTGGATGTTGTGAGTGTCTGCACTCCGACTGCGCTGCATCATGAGATGGTTCTTGCTGCGGTGCATGCCGGGGTCCGCGCGGTCTTTTGTGAAAAACCCTTGGCGGCGACACCGGAACAGGCAGCGGAGATGGTCGAGATCTGTCAATCCGCCGGGGTGTCGTTAGCCGTCAACCATACGAGGCGTTGGGAACCGATCTATGTGCGAGCGAAACAGCTGGTGGAGGAGGGCGCGATCGGTCGCATCGAAGCGATCGTCGGGTACTACCCTGGAAAAGTCTTCACGATGGGCACGCATCTCTTCGATCTCATGCGGTTCTTCGGTGGAGACGTCCAATGGGTCTGTGGGCAGTCGTGGAACGCGACCATGGCGTCGGACGAAGAGGGGAGTCTGTCCGGGCAACTGCAGTTTTGCTCAGGCGCCACTGGCTCCATCATTTCCGGCTGGGACCGGACCAACCATGTATTTGAACTGGATCTTGTCGGCAGCGCCGGACGGTTGCGCCTGTCCGGAGATGGAGCGGCGATAGATCTGTGGCGATTCAAAGAGAGTCCTCGCTATTCCGGTTATCGAGAGCTGGCGAAGGACGACGAGATCGGGCGGACGAGCGAGGGGAGCCACCCGCTCGTGAGTCGGCTCGTGACCGCGATGCGCGACGTCATTGACTGTATCGGCAATGGACAACGACCGGCATGCAGCGGGCCGGACGGCCTTGCGGCAGTGGATATTGCCTGCGCGCTTCGCGAGTCGGTGGCGCAGGGCAACAGCCGCGTGGAGTTGCCTCTCGTGAACTCAGTATCGATCTGTCGAACGTAA